Within the Nitrospira sp. genome, the region GGACAAACTGTTGGCTGACGTCGTGAAGGGCATGGACTCCTTCCGCCGGTGAACCCTGACATTCGGCGGTCACCGTCCGCCGTCGCAGCCATATGAGGAACGGCCTGTGGCTCACCCCGTCGCAGTCCGCCGCAAGGGAGCCAATCCTGGGCTGGAGAGATTCAGCCAACGAGCCATCATCGGTAGCGATGTTCCCTGGAGAAGGACAGAACTCAACACGATGAAGAAGACCAGATTGAATATGACACCCGCCTGCGGCAATCCCGCCGTCAATGGAAACGTGGCGAGGATGATCGGAACCGCTCCGCGCAGTCCGACCCAGGCGAGCAGCAACTGTTCCTTGAATGACAAATCGGAAAATCCCAATGTCGTAAAAACGGCAATGGGACGCGCGACAAAGATGAGAAACAATGCGAGCACAATACCTGCGTCGAGAATCGGCACGATCTGCGACGGAAAGACCTGTAAGCCCAGCGTGAGAAACATGAGGATCTGCATCAGCCACGCCTGCCCCTGATGATAGCGTCGGAGGAAGTCCAGTGGCCTCACGTCCTGGCTTCCAGCCGTCACTCCGGCGAGGTACACCGCCAAGAAGCCGTTCCCACCGGCCGCTGCTGTGGTGCCGTAGGTGAACAGCGCGATGGCGAGGCTCAGTACCGCATACAAGCCTTCGTGCTCGAGATGCAGGTGCCGGAGGAGGGCCACCATGCAGATGCCCATGCCATACCCCACGAGGCCTCCGAGCACAACTTGTTGCACGAACATCCACAGCACGCCAAGCCACGTTCCTCCTCCGACCAACAGAGCAATCAGGCCGACCGTGAGAAACACCGCCATGGGATCGTTGCTCCCGGATTCCAGTTCGAGCAAGGGCGCCAGTTGCCCGCGTAGCCGCGCCTGTCGCGAGCGGAGTACGGAGAAGACGGCGGCCGCATCGGTGGACGAGACGATGGCTCCGAGCAGCAAGCCGTCCAAGAGCGCAAATCCCAGGAGCCAGACCGCGAACCCGGCAACCAGAGCGGCCGTGAGGACCACCCCGATCGTGGACAACGCCAAACCTTTCCACACCACGGGACGGATCTGTTGCCACTTGGTATCCAGCCCCCCTGAAAACAGGATGAGCGTGAGAGCCACGACCCCCAGGGATTGCGCCAAGCTGGGATAGTCGAACTCGATCCCGCCGGGCCCCTCGGATCCCGCGAACATGCCAATGACCAGGAAGAGGATCAGCGCAGGAATGCCGATCCGACCAGAGATATGGCTCGCCAGGACGCTCAGGAGGAGCAGCGTCGACGCGCCGAGCAGAAGAAATTCGATCGGGAGATCCTGGAGTAGTCGGAGCAGGTCCATCTCATCCTTATACCACGACCCGGTCCGTCGACACGTGCATGAGTTCCTCTGGGCGCAGGACGATCGGCCACCAAGCAGCATCGAACGCGTACCACGGCTGGTGAGCAGTCTTCACATCAACAGACTGCTCGTCGAGGCCGACCGGCTTGATCGTCCGCAATCCACGTTCAATACGGTGGAACGTAACATTGACACACCTTGTGCAAGGTGCTGTAACCTGCTTCCCCGTCAGTTTAAGTTTCCATGACACACGCTATTCCTGCCCGTTCATTGCCAGGTCCGCCTGTCTCTCGGTGGCTGGGTTTCTTCCCCGAATTCCAGCACGATGCGACCGGCTTCCTCCTGCGTTGCCATGCATTCGGCCCTGTCACGAAGTTGTCGATGGGCCGGTTCGCGGAATTCATCTTCCGCCAGCCCGACATGGCGATGTACCTACTCAACGAGCCCGCCGACATCAAACATGTCCTCGTCACTCATCAGCAACAATACCTCAAGGGGCCGGTCCCTCCAGCCGAGTCTCACATCTTCGGGCACGGGGTCCTCCACACCGAAGGAGAGCTGCACCACCACCGGCGACGTATCCTTCTGCCGGCCTTTCATCGAGACCAGGTCATGGACTACGCCCACTTGATCGCGTCGAAGGCCATGGCAATGGCGGACCGCTGGCCCGACGGCTCGACCATCGACGTCACACACGAAATGACGCAGCTCACGCTCTCGATTATCTGGATGCTGCTCTTTGGAGAGGACGTCGGTCCGGCGGCGGCGCAGGTGGCGGACTCCGTGACCGTGGGAACACGATTGATCACGAAGCAATATCACTCTCCCTTGGCGCTCCTCACACCGTTGTGGCTCCCCACTCCGACACACCGGACGTTTGCTCGCCATACGCGCCGACTGGACGACATCGTACGAAGCATCATCCGAGAGCGACGAAGTCATCGGCGAACTCGAGCAGATCTGCTCGGCCTTTTGCTCGCCGCAACAGATAGTCACGGAAGACCGCTGAACGACGACGCCATTCGAGACGAACTCGTCACCCTATTGCTGGCCGGACACGAGACAACGGCGAACGCGCTCACCTGGACCTGGTGGTTGGTCGCACAGCATCACGGGGCGTATACTCGTGTGGCACAGGAAGTTTCGACTCATGTGGGCCACCGCTTGCCTGGTACTGCCGACCTGCCCCGCCTAACCTATACAAAAATGGTCTGGGACGAAGCGCTCAGACTGTATCCGCCGGCTTGGCTGCTCCACACACGCGTCGCGCAGGAGGAGGATCGGCTTCCTTCCGGCGTGCTCCTCCATACGGGCGCCTCCGTCTTTCTGAGCCCGTGGAGCATGCATCGGCACGCCCGCTGGTTTCCAGAACCGCATCGCTTCGCACCGGAACGATTTTCAGCCGATGCAACGGCGGCCCGACCGCCGTACTGTTATTTCCCCTTCGGCGGAGGCGGTCACCGCTGCCTGGGAGAATCGTTTGCCGAGCTGGAGGGAATGTTGATTCTGTCCACCGTGATCAAGGCGGCCCGACTCCGGTTAGTGGAAGGCCCACCCATCCTCCCCGATCCACTCATGACGCTTCGACCCAATCGACCGGTCCTGATGACCGTGCAGCGCGTGGGTGTTCGCCCATAGCAGACTGTACGCAGCGGCAACGACAGGGATCTCTTCCGAGGGTCAACGGCGCTCCTGAAAGGAGCAGTTCGTCGACCGAACACTTCATCGGGAGGCGGCCCGGTCTGATGCCGGATCATCATGCTCCCGTAGCAGGACGGAGAGGTCGCAGGGGATCGGCCGTCACAGCCTCTTACCAGACATGAGCAGTGTCACCTGCTAGGTGGGCGGATGCGGGTACGGCGTTCGCCGCAGCCGCATGGAGACGATGCCCGTGTCCGACGTGGCAAATCCACATCGGCGGTAAAAGTCGACCAACTCGGGCCGGCAGAACAACACGATCGATTCCACCTTGGCCAGAACCGGGTGCGCGAGGATATCCCGCATCAGTTTCGCGCCCAGGCCACGTTTTCGATAACGAGGCGCCACGATAACGTCGAGCAGCAACGCGCGATACAGATGATCGGTCAAGACGCGGGCAAAGGCCACGAGTGTCCCATCCGGCTCGGCGTATCCGAACACGAGCCCTGAGTTGTGAAGCATGGTAGTGACGTCGGACAGCGAGCGCCCCTTTGACCACCATTCCCCCTGATACAGGCGCCACAGCTGCTCGGTTTGCATCTCCGTCAGGGAGTTCAGCGAAATCAGATCATGCATGGTTCCCGTACCGCATGCACCTCTTGTGACATCACGCGTTGCAGGCCGGAGCAACATGG harbors:
- a CDS encoding K+/H+ antiporter; amino-acid sequence: MDLLRLLQDLPIEFLLLGASTLLLLSVLASHISGRIGIPALILFLVIGMFAGSEGPGGIEFDYPSLAQSLGVVALTLILFSGGLDTKWQQIRPVVWKGLALSTIGVVLTAALVAGFAVWLLGFALLDGLLLGAIVSSTDAAAVFSVLRSRQARLRGQLAPLLELESGSNDPMAVFLTVGLIALLVGGGTWLGVLWMFVQQVVLGGLVGYGMGICMVALLRHLHLEHEGLYAVLSLAIALFTYGTTAAAGGNGFLAVYLAGVTAGSQDVRPLDFLRRYHQGQAWLMQILMFLTLGLQVFPSQIVPILDAGIVLALFLIFVARPIAVFTTLGFSDLSFKEQLLLAWVGLRGAVPIILATFPLTAGLPQAGVIFNLVFFIVLSSVLLQGTSLPMMARWLNLSSPGLAPLRRTATG
- a CDS encoding cytochrome P450, encoding MGRFAEFIFRQPDMAMYLLNEPADIKHVLVTHQQQYLKGPVPPAESHIFGHGVLHTEGELHHHRRRILLPAFHRDQVMDYAHLIASKAMAMADRWPDGSTIDVTHEMTQLTLSIIWMLLFGEDVGPAAAQVADSVTVGTRLITKQYHSPLALLTPLWLPTPTHRTFARHTRRLDDIVRSIIRERRSHRRTRADLLGLLLAATDSHGRPLNDDAIRDELVTLLLAGHETTANALTWTWWLVAQHHGAYTRVAQEVSTHVGHRLPGTADLPRLTYTKMVWDEALRLYPPAWLLHTRVAQEEDRLPSGVLLHTGASVFLSPWSMHRHARWFPEPHRFAPERFSADATAARPPYCYFPFGGGGHRCLGESFAELEGMLILSTVIKAARLRLVEGPPILPDPLMTLRPNRPVLMTVQRVGVRP